The following are encoded in a window of Paenibacillus polymyxa genomic DNA:
- the yabG gene encoding sporulation peptidase YabG: MSLGDLVVRKSYGGDVTFRVEDIQRDKAIIKGIEFRLLADSPVNDLVRVPADQISGKTQQAHIKAGESLNLLQRARQQQAARSQAALVGDWSDPVESTYFEMPGKVLHLDGDPSYLKKCLSLYEQLRVPAEGHHVHESAMADTLYRLLPRIRPDIVVITGHDGVLKQPQPYDLYSLKSYKNSQNFVAAIQVARQYERHLDSLTIVAGACQSHFEALLRAGANFASSPGRILIHALDPVYVAAKAAFTSIRDTVNMGDLFHQTISGSRGVGGIETRGSYRIGLPKLENLSTLKVTPSAI, from the coding sequence ATGAGTTTAGGAGACTTGGTCGTTCGGAAATCGTACGGCGGAGATGTCACGTTTCGTGTTGAGGACATCCAGCGGGATAAAGCGATCATTAAGGGAATAGAATTTCGGCTGCTGGCCGATTCCCCGGTGAACGATCTGGTCAGAGTGCCTGCAGACCAGATTAGTGGTAAGACTCAGCAGGCCCACATTAAGGCTGGTGAGTCTCTTAATCTGTTGCAACGGGCACGCCAGCAGCAAGCTGCTCGTAGTCAGGCAGCTCTGGTAGGGGACTGGAGTGATCCGGTTGAGTCAACGTATTTTGAAATGCCGGGAAAGGTTCTTCACCTGGATGGAGATCCCAGCTATCTGAAAAAATGTCTCAGTTTATATGAACAGCTCCGTGTTCCTGCAGAGGGACATCACGTTCACGAATCGGCAATGGCGGACACGTTGTACCGACTGCTTCCTCGTATCCGCCCGGATATCGTAGTCATTACTGGACATGACGGTGTGCTGAAGCAGCCACAGCCTTACGATTTGTACAGCTTGAAAAGTTATAAAAATTCGCAAAATTTTGTGGCGGCAATTCAGGTAGCAAGACAATATGAACGTCATCTGGATTCGCTGACGATTGTAGCGGGAGCATGCCAGTCCCATTTTGAGGCGCTGCTACGTGCGGGAGCAAACTTCGCCAGCTCACCAGGGCGTATCCTGATTCACGCGCTGGACCCCGTTTACGTGGCTGCCAAGGCGGCCTTTACTTCGATCCGTGATACGGTCAACATGGGGGACCTGTTTCACCAGACAATCAGTGGCAGTCGCGGAGTGGGTG